The window agaataaaaatggaGGAATGAAGAGAGAACAAGGCAATATAAGAGTGGTGGTGAGCCAACGAACATGTGGACAGAGAAtggtaagaaaaaaaaaataatgaaaataaaaattaaaaattttaaaaaaataataaaactaaagataatttaaaatgttaaatataaaattttactttttgttttgtaatacaaagataatataataatctaataaattataatattctggtacaaaagaacataaaatttaatcaaaaatgttatttgtacaatAAAATGagccactaaaatcagttatcaatatatttgtgtataaatacatgtgtagtgtaatttattttcaatgtgtatttgtattctagcatgtattttatactggtggctaatttattaaagataatttaataaattgaatataaaattttaaaaacaaaatattttttatctattagaattatgaatataaaattaaaaaataaaatattttttatctattagaattatgaataaagataaaaaaagatactttgaatataaatttttatctttactttaaattaaatactgttaaaaaaataaataaataaactttataatatttataaataattaatttataaatatttatcttgattttattacacataataacaacataataaattttttaatatcttatttaatttaaatttataatttttgaacgtcctaaaagttaaataacttataaaatttttatatttatttttaaatatatatttttttatttttaaataattttatcaaatctataattaattgaatttgtccCTACTATATTAAGAaatcaatttaattgaataattttaaagcatttatatagttatttttatagtTAATAAATCTGACCATTTTTCAAGattcaaaaaattattaataaggaTATGTATGATGAATTACAAAAATCTTTTTCAGGTACACAATTTTTATACTCTCCTATTTTGTTTATTGATTATTCTTatagtttgatatttaaaaatataaaaaataaacattctcatttcttctatttttttcattatttatagAAAAATGAAGACTTTTTCAGATTCAGATATATATTTTGATCTGCCACTTAAAAAATATgaagacaaatataaatatctatgacattaaaataaaaattatcatttgtaaataactaatatatattttggtgtatatataatttttttgaattaagatattattattattattattattattattattattattattattattattattattattttaactatatatatatatatatatctttattgtatgtttttataatttaatattttaaaatttttttatagtagttttaattttaacaaaatattatataaataagaccatatcaatattaaaataataaaaaaaatatttatctaataaatttaaaaaataaataatatataaaaaaataaaattaattttttaaaaaacaacaaaaaagcgACTGAACAGGCACGATAGTGCTTGTTGAGCCGCTAGTTATCATAATGTCTATTTGGACCAATTTCATTGACATGTGATATAGGAGTTGGATCAACTCCCTTGTCAAATCATCTCGGGATGATTTGTAAGCCTTCTAGTGAGGTGATGTTGCATTTGTTCGTGATTATTGATTTGTTGAATTCTCCCTTTCTTAATAAATacatatcaaaaccaaaagatagcaagacgCAGAAAAGAAGATCGACACGGTGATGGATGCTTGTAAGTGGAGCAgttttttatgattattgattTGTTGAATTCTCCCTTTCTTAACAAATGCATGTCAgaaccaaaagatagcaagacaCGGAAAAGAAgattgacaacggtgatggaTGCTTGTAAGTGGAGCCGTTTTTCGTGATTATTGATTTGTTAAATTCTTCCTTTCTTAATAAATACATATTATAACCAAAATATAGCAAGACGCGGAAAAGAAGATCGGTGATGGATGCTTGTAAGTGGAGTAGTTTTTTAATTTCTTCGTGATTGCAAAGTTATTTAACTCTTTAGTGGGTTaatgctttttttttaattaaaaaacaaaaatatattattactattttgtccataaatttagtttgtaaaataaattatttgaggaCAAATGGTGTCTacaaaaattggacaccaaactctgGTATTGGCTTTATAAAACACCAAACTCTGGTATTAACTTTtttataagtaaatttttttacaaatcaagatataaaaaaaaatttatatgaaagatggggcttttttatttaaataaataaacaaaaataattaattcccaAACTACAGGAGAATGAAATTGGGATGAAAATACGCATGGTCATCTTACTTGCAGCGCATGCAAAATAGAAAAACACATCAATCTAAGAATGACACCAGCGAAACAGGGACTGATATGGAAGAAGAGTAGACCACGTAAGGAAAAGTCTGACTTCCCAATGCAAGATTGACGACTGCAAAATGGCCATCTCTGGTTCAGCACCCGCGAATTAGAGCACATCAGCCGTGGCAAACACGAATTGGGTCAACTCAGTGGTAACGCCTACGAATTGCGTTGCAAATTCCAAAGCGAAATGAGACAAATTAGCCTTGTTACTGTTTCAtacaatgttctgaaaatcggtttGAATCGATCGAACCGTGAACCGTTGACAATATAATTCGAGCAGACAGCAAAACCGACAAATTTAGAAACCGAGATTCAACTATCAAACCGGCCGGGAACCGGTCGGCCGAACCGAACCGTGACCCGGCCGGTTTTTGAAATTGACTAGCATTAGCAAAACGCTGCGTTTTGCATGCTGAAGAAGGGGCCAAAGGGGAATGAACCCTAGTCTCACCCACAGCCCACTCACACCTCTCCTCTCGAGCCTCCACAGTCCACTCTCACCTCTTGCTCTCAGTTCTCACGTCTTCGGTCTCCACCTCGAGCTTCCGGCGCAACTTCCGTCCAGCCCCGCCGTCGCAACGTCCGTGGAGCCACCACCACTGTTCGCGCAGCCACGCTCCATCGAGTCAGCCCTCGAAAATCGCAGCCACCGCCAGCGCCACTTTCCGTCACGCAGTTAGGGACCGCCGGCGCCAGCTCTGTTCAACCCTGCCACCCCTTCAGCCACCTCTTGCCTGCCACTGTCCCTGTCCCCGCCAGCTCTGCATTTTTCCAGACttccagcttctaaccctaggtatgaattttgatttttgtaataataattgttgaagcattgattaattgttgaaggatgattaattgaataattttttataattattgttagttCAGTTCTGTTCAAGCCTGTTCGAAGGTTACTTTGAAGTTTTGTGAAGTGTGAAGTGTGAACTGTGAACtgcgatttttttatttttctcccctaAATTCGGTCTTTTTATGCTCTGTTCAGaaattattgaatgattattgaatgttttgtgtttttgttgaatgattatttgattcTTGATTAGCACTGGATGCTCTGCTTTGTGTGTGTACTATTTCTATACtgtgtttgtgatttttttttgggTAATTCAATAGGAAGCAGATATAAAAGCAGAGCTTTCAAGTCTGTGCCAGTTGCTGTCCATGTCCTGGTAAATGGATTGCAAGTTAATGTTATTTCCTTTAGTTTTAATGTTGGATTTTgaaactaaccctaatttcttgCTTCTCaggaatcaaaaataaaaaatcaaagaaatagaaaagaagcAGGTACTATCAGTTAAATTCAATTATGAGTATTATTGGTTTGACAATTATGAGAACATTATTACTGCTTGTGAGCTGAAAACTTTAGTTGCCTTTAAAAGCATACTTATTACAATTCTATTGGAACTTTAATAGTTCAACGTCTAGAAATTAAGATAAATTAAGGTCATGAATGTAATTTTGTCTATCTGGTGAAAAATTggtgattaacaacaacaatgctTCTAGTTCAAGGTATCTAATTATGTGGaatataaacattaaaaaaaaggaaatttttacCATGATGCAACTCTTGCTGTTGCATATTCTCCTgcaaatatgaagaaaaaaaaaagtatatctaACTCATTTAAAACCTAAAGAAAAACGATGTTTGCACTATTTTGTGTGCACGtatcttttatatatacttttcctttttttaatcCTTTAAAAACCGAACTGGGTCAAGTTTGAATCTTTTTATTCCTACTCCAAACCCAAAAATCAACGTCGCTTAACCCGTTTACCCCAATTCTCAATCTCTCCTTCCCTCCTTGCAGCCTCACTTATTTAAGCCTCACTTCCCTCCTTGCAGCCACCGCCCCCCCCTCACGGCCTCACGTCTGTTTGTCGTTTTCTGACTTTTCTCGTGCTTCCTTATTCCGTTTGCCGTCGCCGCCCTTTGGTTATCACCGTCGACGTCACAGGTGCGGGCATCCGGTTCTTCTTCTTTCCATCAGCCTCTGCTCGTGCTTCTTGCCTCTAGGTCACCATCTGCCTCTGCTCTGCCTCTGCGTATTCTAGTTTGTTGTCTGCCGCGGTTTCTCCTCTGAATCTACCACTTCGTGTGCAATCTTGTGagcaattttttatttcttttgtattTAACTTTTTTAATCAGTTGATAATTAGTTTATTGATGCTGGTAAATATGTAGAAGAATCAAAAAGTTTGGTAGGGAAGAATATATTTTGGATATAAGAACGAAGGAACCATGACTGCAGAACAATCgtgaaaaaatatttctttttgttGTGTGAGTCCTTTTAAAAACTTTGTTGTgcgactcttttttttttggctcAGAAGAGAGGGTTTTCTCTCTGGGTGAAAGGTTATAGGTCTATGGCCGAATGGTACATGAAAGTGGAAAAATGAGAGGAGAATAAgaaaaagtaagaataaaaatacaaatttgaTGATGTGAATTTAGTGTGTTTTGGGTATTGTGATATGATAGCCTTTTTTTTGTCTGCTTGCTTTATTTCTGCTGAAATGAAAAATGGaccattgaattgaattgaatctgTCGAGACTTCTAGGAATTTTTATTGTGAAAATATATGCATAACTAATTTTGGTCCTAATTGATTAGTAATTAGTGACTCACCAATTGAATCAGTAACCCAGTAACCCGGTGATCCATAGTCCAATCAGTTCGATTGCCATtttggttctgataactatgataGGTCTACAGTATAATTCACTCAACCTAGTGTATAGAacatgttttgtttgttttgttgccTCAATGTACTgaagtttttttttatgttatttgtttTCTACTTTGAGTATTcctaaattaaaaatttcatgcCTCAACTAGTATGCAAGGGTTTTCTCTGTTAAGCAATTAAGTTAAACGAATTTGATATCTAGTGTATGattatctatatatattttattaaacttgCTTCTTATTTTGATATGTTCTCTCTTTCTCGACATGAATACTTGTTTTATTactgttcttgtttatttgtttgttccCTCTTCTTGATTtgcagattttttttttccttgcaGTTTTCAGTCATGAGTTTGCTTGAAGTCATTAAAAATGCTTCAATCAATTCGAAGCCACTTGATTCTCCATTGGATTATCCTATTGTTCTGAACCCTGATACTATTATACCTAACTTGAAGCCTGAACAAGAAGACGCAGTGGCCTTGTGTCTTGTAAAACCTCTTAGTGGATGGAAAATTTCGCAAGCTGATGCCGAACTCATTGACATTGGGAAGAAGTTCTTTATACAGCTAAAGGCAAAGCTCAAGAGTGGTAATAGTTTGGAGAAGGATGAGTTTATTGGTGATTTGAATTCCTATCTGAATAGCATCGCTGAGAAAATAGGTGTTTCGGTTGTTATTAATCCATCTATGCCCAATTATACTAAGTTCTTGATTGACAAGGTTGGATATTCTATGGGTAAGGATGTTGTTGGTGTTGTTTTGGATGTGTGCATTTCGTTTGATATTTGGGATATAGTTGAGGCTTTGATTGAGCATGGTGTTATTAAGCATTCTTGTCATTCGGGCTTGGTTACTAGGTTAGTTGAAAAGGAGAGGTCCGACTTGATATGTATGTGCATTAAGCACGCGTCTGATCTCGGGTCATCTGAAATACTCGGCATTCTGAGGTATTTTCTTTCTCCATCCAAAGATGCTTATGATAGTATGATAACCGTGAAGAAGGAATGGGAGAACCAAGCACAGTTGGCCATTGATGGAATTAGTAATAGCAGTTGGAACAAAAAGAATCTGCTTGTGGCAAAGGAGGCTTCCATTTTGCTTATGGTAGCTTATGATGGTTTCTCTGCATCTGAGATTTGTTTGCATTATCTACTTGCATCGTCAAACTTCAATGATGTGCTGTTATCGTCTTCCTTCAGTAagttgaatggcaaagagttgatTAACTTGATTCGCTATTTATCGAAGTGGCTAAAGAAGTACGAGAGGTTTCCTCAAGCTGGTCCCTGCCCTGAAGCTGCAGCAGCTTTGGGTTTGACGGTTTGCAATTGGGTTCCTAAACTCGACGATGTTGTGAAGTTTCTTGGTTTTGTGCTTGATGAGAACTTTTCTTCGTTGGTGTTGCATCCGGAGTTTCATGAGCAGCTAAGATTAATTGAGGAAGTGGTTAGTTCTTTGACTGCTGAATCCAAATGTTGTTTTTTGATGGCTGATGTGGTGAACAAACTAAAGATGGAAGTAAAAGGTGGAAATACGTATGATCTTTTTTGAAACTTAGTTGTTCGATTTTGTTATGTTTTATCAATTTTGATAGAATATGAAGACGTGTCTGAAGTGTGAACTGATAATCAAATGATCAAATCATTGTAATTTTTGGTTTATGATGTCGACTGCAATTCATTTAGAGGTTTATCTCTTCTCACGGgcttttttatttaagaattattCCTTGTAGTGTTCATTAGTAGTCGATTTCTTGGATTCGCTATAGTGTTATTAGTCTACTCCTGTCATTTGTTACTCGGtaaagaatcatttttttttcttttcaaatgatATCATTGctgttttacatattttttttcctatttttattcgAACATTTTAAAAGTAAAGAATATTTACATGTGAtctggatttttttatttaaattaattaaatataatatttactaaaatatataaacaatCAAGTATTTATCAATATGCATAACATGACATATTCTGGACAAGGTTTTGAAAATTAGACCGGATCGATCGGTTCgattggattaattgaaaatcgATCAGTTGGTCGATCTGGTTAGCGTCCAAAACCAGTTTACAAAAAATTAGTGAAAAAGTCGGTCCAACCGATGATTAACCAGCGAACCGAATGAATCGGTCGGTTTTTTTAAAGGTCCGGTCTTCCATTCAACATAAAACGGTGtcgttttgtttaaaaaaaaaacaaacgcgTGAAGACCCCCCAAATGCCCCCAATCCCTTCTCCCTTCTCGCTCACTCTCATCAGTCTCACTCACCAAAATGGCACAAAATTCCTAATTTCAAAGGTGGCAGCTTTGGAGAGCAGCGGAAGAATGAGCGGAGCCCTTGTCACAGCACGGCAGCGGCGGAGGAAGGAGGCGGTGGAGCTGTGTCTGAGGATGATGTGCATGGCTTCTTCTCATTGTTGCAGTGTCTCTCACTCTCCGTCTCAGCCGCCGCCACTCTTCTCCTCCTCACCGTCTCTGTGCTCGTCGTGAAGCTTGCCTCTGTCCTCGCAGTCGTCGGCCGCCTCTTTCTCATCGTCAAAAACGCCTCTGTCTCCGAGCCATCTCTCTCTCTGTGTGCGAAGTGGGAACTTACCCGTGCCGCCGTGGACTCTTCGCCGTCCTCGTGAGTTCTTCAATCTTCGCCGTCCTTCAACATCTTCGTGGTCTTCTTTATTTTCACTTATTTCCTCCCTTTTTcactttagttttttatttgtttcctcTGTTGTGTAGTCATTGATTATTTGTTAACTTTATTTATTCTGATTTCTGAGTTGCTTCACTTGCTTGttgctgattttttttattatcagttGATAGTGCTATGATGCATTGCTTCACTACATTGTTTATGGAAATTCGTAATCTTCTCCATGTTTCTGTTAATGGAATACAGTGGTAACAGAGTATAGAGAATAAATATTGAAAACTAGGGGATCACATATTGTGGAATTCTATATTCTGTAATGTATTCTTCTAATAATCCtcctaattttgatataattttagaTTCTGGATTTTGAATGCTGAATTAAATTTTGGTATAATTTTATAATGCTGAACAGAATTGatataattttggattttgaatgtTTATAATTCTGAATTTTGCTGTCATTGCTATAATGGCTGAGGTTTTATTTTACTGAAACTTCTGTAATAGCTCAAACATGAAGTTGGGTTTTCAGGGGCAGGGCATGGTTTGTTTTGCACATCTTGAAAAAATGTTACTGCTGATACTGGTTGATAGCTATTTCTAATTAGTAATTTGGCATTAATTGAGTGAGTTTTgtctaattaagtaattattgatGTTGGTGATTGTTGATTGAATATGGATATAGTATTTTATGCCATGATTTCTTTTAGATataaattttgatgtttgaaTTCGAATGtagaattttaatgatgagatgAGATATAGTTTAGATAGTGGATGggttatgaaattttaaattttattattatataaatgattgaatttaaattttaaaagattaatattatatttttaataattttattttggtgaattctATCCAATCTCTTCTAAAATAACATCTAACTTATTCTTTATTATGTATCAACTTTTAATTGATCATCATCTTAACCATAGTtagattattttgtaatttattatttgagattgaaaatgatataatttcttaaaatatcaaaactCCACTCCGGAAGCACATTTCCACTCCTCCATTCTTTCttcatcacttcatcacctagATTCGGTTCTTCCAAGCACCGTCGCGTTCGTGACAAGAAGTGCCGACGTCGTTGCCATCTACTGCCTTCCCACACAATCTCTCTTTCTTTAGTGCATCATCCCTTAGTCACGCTCGTTGAATTACGTCGCTCGTAACTTCGCCGTCTTTCCCAGTATAGCCAGCGCCTCTTTTTGCCATGGAtctttggttattaaatttttttattaaaaaaatatatttttatttaattacgtgatggaatatatatttatatataaaatataatataataaaataaatctattcaaagtatttaaaagtataattaaaatcatgaacatataaatataataataaaatttgtactccaaacaaataaacatatttttttatcatacatatattatttaaaaaataaatatattattaaaattaataacaaaaatttaaaatgataaa is drawn from Arachis hypogaea cultivar Tifrunner chromosome 12, arahy.Tifrunner.gnm2.J5K5, whole genome shotgun sequence and contains these coding sequences:
- the LOC112727623 gene encoding uncharacterized protein, with the translated sequence MSLLEVIKNASINSKPLDSPLDYPIVLNPDTIIPNLKPEQEDAVALCLVKPLSGWKISQADAELIDIGKKFFIQLKAKLKSGNSLEKDEFIGDLNSYLNSIAEKIGVSVVINPSMPNYTKFLIDKVGYSMGKDVVGVVLDVCISFDIWDIVEALIEHGVIKHSCHSGLVTRLVEKERSDLICMCIKHASDLGSSEILGILRYFLSPSKDAYDSMITVKKEWENQAQLAIDGISNSSWNKKNLLVAKEASILLMVAYDGFSASEICLHYLLASSNFNDVLLSSSFSKLNGKELINLIRYLSKWLKKYERFPQAGPCPEAAAALGLTVCNWVPKLDDVVKFLGFVLDENFSSLVLHPEFHEQLRLIEEVVSSLTAESKCCFLMADVVNKLKMEVKGGNTYDLF